The DNA region CAGGTCACGCCGATAGGAGAGAGCTCATAAACTACGTCGCAAGAGTCAAGCCAAGGCCTGAGAGGGTAATCACAGTCCACGGAGAAACGCAAAAATGCCTTGATTTAGCCTCAAGCATTCACAAGAAGTTCAGCATAAGTACGAGAGCTCCAAACAACCTTGATGCAATAAGACTTAAGTGATTAGAGTACTTTCTCTACCTCTTTTTCAAAGTTTTCCAAAAGTTCTTCCATCTTTTTTATTAAAGTATTTAAGGCCTCCCTCGATGGTCTGGCCTTGTATAAGTAGCCTATCCACCCTCTATTGATGAGCTCCCTCTCCACCAAACCGAGCTCTAGAAGGTGACGAAGCTTTTCCCTCACTATCCTTTCAGATAAGCCCAGTTTTTTCGAAATTTGCCTTGGAGTTAAGCTTTCCTTTAGAAGAAGGGAGTAAATCCTTATCTCTGAGTTGGTAAGCTCAAAGTTCTTTAAAATCTGGTTTAGGGACTTGAAAATGTCCTCCAACGACAACACCTATGCAACTTTTTCTTCATACTACTTCACTTTTAGGTGGAAATATTTATAAACCTTCCTCTTAACCTACTTTCGGTGATAGTCATGATAACATCGATACTTAAAAATACTCGCATACTTGATGGTAGGGCTTATATCGGTCTGATAGCCTTTGCACTCGCTCTTAACTTGGAAGGGGCGAGTTTGGAAACGATTATTTTGGCGATGGTCGCAGGAGTACTCTATGTTGCATACTCTTTTGCAATAAACAACTGCTTTGATGTTGATACCGACTCTCAAAACCCACAAAAACATGAAAAGAATCCTATAGCAAGTGGAGAGCTGAGCTTTACTGTAGGATTAGCGTCATCCGCCGTAATTGGCCTACTAGGCCTAATATTCGCATACTTTACAAATGAAGTCATGTTTGCCATATACTCAATAATGCTGGGCTTATCTACGTTCTACTCAGTTCCGCCTAGGTTGAAGGCCAAGCCATTCTTAGATGTTTTATCCCACGGCATCTTTTTCGGCGCTCTGCCTTTCCTCTTCGGTGCCTATGTAGATGGAGTCCTTTCAAGACCGGAACTAATCATAAGTATAGCAATAGCACTGTACTCCTTTGCACTGGAGATTAGAAACCATTTAGGGGATTATGAGAGCGATTTAAAGGCAAATTTGAAAACTACGCCCATTGTATTGGGTAGAGAAAAGTCACAACAGCTGGTTTTTGCTTTCTCACTCTCTGCAGTACTCCTCCTTTTATATCTCGTTTCCCCTCCCTTTGTCATAGGGGCTTCAATACTGGTGGTTCAAAGAGAGTACAGAATCTTTGATGCTACAATCACAATGCTGCTGTTGGGTTACTTGTTAAAAGCGGTCGTTGTATAGAGGGACTTTCATGGTCAGTGAAAAGGTGAAGAGACTCTTTAGCATCTTTGCATTTTTAATTTCAATTACCTATTTATACATCCAGGTGGACTTTGGGGAGCTTAGAGTAGCCCTTCAAACGGCCTCCCTAGAGTACCTCCTCTTGGCTTTTGTTTTAGCCCTTTTAACAGTCTTTATCTCGAGCCTCAGATGGTACCTGTTTTTAAACCAAGTTCAAGAGGCGAGCTTCAAAAAAACTCTTAGGGCATATTTAAGCGGCTACTACCTGATTTCGATTCTCCCACCAACGCTCGGCCACATGGCGAAGGTAAAGCTAGTGGGAGGCGATTACTTCAGGGCGCTCTCATCTTTAGCGATGAGCTTGGTAGCAGAAATTATAATCGTTCTCAGCTTTGCCCTCATATTCATAGGCTTCACAAAAATCGGAGTGCTGATACTGCTCTTTCTTCTACTTATTTTAGTATATGAGAAAGGGATTTACAATCTTGCAAACTCATTCTTAAATCTCCTCGAGAAAGGAGGAATAAGAGAGATAACCTCTACTTTGAGGAGTTATAGCGAAAGACTGTACCACGGATGGACTAAAGCGAAGGAAGACAGAGCTGTCTTTGGGGTATCTTTTCTGCTCTCGTTTTTCACTTTTCTTCTCCAAATTTTGGGCATTATCATAGTTGGAAAGGCATTTGAGCTTTCCATAAACCTTGGCCAAGCTTTGAAAGGCTTTATAATAAGCACAATATTTGCCAGCATTAGCGGAATTCCTGCAGGAGTGGGTGCAAATGAGTTTGGCCTCGTTTTAGGAATCGGCTCCTCAACTAAGTCTGCCATAACAGCTTTCACCTACAAGTTCATATTTCAATATGTGTGGGCTATTGTAGGAGCTATGGTGTTTTACAGCATTTTGGGTGGTGGCAATGAAAATAGCGCTGGTGAGTGATTGGTATTATCCTAAAGTAGGCGGTGTTGCATCGCACATGCACAACCTAGCTTTGAAGTTGAGGGAGAGGGGAAATGAAGTTGCGATAGTGACGAACTACTGGAAAACTGGAAAGGAAGAAGAGCTTGAAAAAAATGGGATTGAGCTGATAAAAGTAGAAGGGGTAATAAGCCCAATATTGAGCATAAATCTATCCTTTGGAATCAACTCAAGCGAGGAGCTTTTCGAGTATTTGAACGACTTCGACGTCATTCACTCGCACCATGCATTTACCCCCCTAGCGCTAAAGGCTGCAAAGGCAGGAAGGAAAATGGGAAAGGCCACCCTTTTAACCACTCACAGCATATCCTTTGCTCATGAGTCAAAGCTTTGGAAAGCCCTTGGCTTATCTTTTCCAGTTTTCAGCCACTATCTAAAGTTCCCCCACTGTATAATATCCGTAAGCGAAGCTTCAAAGAGCTTTATAGAGCACTTCACTGACACTGAGATTAAGGTTATTCCAAATGGCGTCGATGATAAGCGCTTCCACCCAAACTGGGATAAAGAGGAGTTAAAAGAGGAATACGACATCGAAGGAGATGTTATTCTCTACGTCAGCAGGATGAGCTATAGGAAAGGGCCGCAGGTTTTACTTAACGCTTTTTCTAGGTTAAAAGAGGGCACTCTAATAATGGTAGGCCCTGGAGAGCTCCTA from Palaeococcus pacificus DY20341 includes:
- a CDS encoding transcriptional regulator; amino-acid sequence: MEDIFKSLNQILKNFELTNSEIRIYSLLLKESLTPRQISKKLGLSERIVREKLRHLLELGLVERELINRGWIGYLYKARPSREALNTLIKKMEELLENFEKEVEKVL
- a CDS encoding UbiA prenyltransferase family protein, which produces MITSILKNTRILDGRAYIGLIAFALALNLEGASLETIILAMVAGVLYVAYSFAINNCFDVDTDSQNPQKHEKNPIASGELSFTVGLASSAVIGLLGLIFAYFTNEVMFAIYSIMLGLSTFYSVPPRLKAKPFLDVLSHGIFFGALPFLFGAYVDGVLSRPELIISIAIALYSFALEIRNHLGDYESDLKANLKTTPIVLGREKSQQLVFAFSLSAVLLLLYLVSPPFVIGASILVVQREYRIFDATITMLLLGYLLKAVVV
- a CDS encoding flippase-like domain-containing protein, which translates into the protein MVSEKVKRLFSIFAFLISITYLYIQVDFGELRVALQTASLEYLLLAFVLALLTVFISSLRWYLFLNQVQEASFKKTLRAYLSGYYLISILPPTLGHMAKVKLVGGDYFRALSSLAMSLVAEIIIVLSFALIFIGFTKIGVLILLFLLLILVYEKGIYNLANSFLNLLEKGGIREITSTLRSYSERLYHGWTKAKEDRAVFGVSFLLSFFTFLLQILGIIIVGKAFELSINLGQALKGFIISTIFASISGIPAGVGANEFGLVLGIGSSTKSAITAFTYKFIFQYVWAIVGAMVFYSILGGGNENSAGE
- a CDS encoding glycosyltransferase family 4 protein, whose amino-acid sequence is MKIALVSDWYYPKVGGVASHMHNLALKLRERGNEVAIVTNYWKTGKEEELEKNGIELIKVEGVISPILSINLSFGINSSEELFEYLNDFDVIHSHHAFTPLALKAAKAGRKMGKATLLTTHSISFAHESKLWKALGLSFPVFSHYLKFPHCIISVSEASKSFIEHFTDTEIKVIPNGVDDKRFHPNWDKEELKEEYDIEGDVILYVSRMSYRKGPQVLLNAFSRLKEGTLIMVGPGELLPFLKAQAKFLGIDKRVRFLGYVPSNELPKLFGMADIFVLPSVTAEAFGIVILEAMASGVPVVATNVGGIPEIVRESQSGLLVPPSNETALKDAIEALLADKELRNKLGKNGRRAVERRYSWDVVSREVEETYEYVLSKLKH